In Myxosarcina sp. GI1, the genomic window TTGGCGATAAATTCTTCGCCAGCATCGCCAGCAGCAACGTTACAACCGTAAATTAGTAGGGAGTAGAGAGTGGAGCGCAGGGAATAGGAAGAAAAGCAGGTTTTTAGGTCTTCACGATACTTATCTAATGTGTCGAGGCTGAGTTGGGTGTTGCCGAGATACAGGCAGCCAGGAGAACCATGTGAGACGAGATGAACTTCGGCTATCTGCTGTCTTTGGCTTAAGGCTTCACTTATTTGAACGATACCATCGCGCTTCTCTGAGAGAATAATTACTTCTGCTTCGGGAACTAGACCAGCAGCTAGAGCTTGATAGTTTTCAACTTGAGAGTCAATAAAAACTAGTTTGGTTTTAGTAGGCAACATATTTACATCAGTAGTAATAAAAGTGGCGCGAGATAAATTCATAAGTAGTTAATTGAAATCTATAAAATTGCCTAACAAAGTCAAATAAATTTTTGAACCAGATAAGTAGAAAAACTGAGGCAATATTGAGTATAAAATTACGCTTATAGCTATAGCCGAGCGGTTTGAAAGCAATCAATATCAAATGTTATGTGCGCATACGTACTGTCAAATAAAAATAAATGTGCGTTTTAAAGGCTAGATAAACCTTCACCAATCTAATTAACGAAAATTGAAATGACATCAGTAAAAATATGGCAGTCTCGACCTTAACAAGGCGACGAAACTATTAGAGAAATTGAATAAATTATTTACGCAGAAATTTTAATAACAACCGCCTAGTGATTTTTACTGAATTTTTAAGCTAAGATAAAGTTGGCTGTGGGCGATCGCGCTAAAGTAGAGTTTGTGTTTCAGTATTTTTCGTTAGACAGGCGATATTACTTTAAAGTTGGAGCTAGTGCAGCTTTAGAGAACATCCAAAAAGTTCTTTTTATAGTTCGAGTTCTCAGTTATGCATATCCTCGGCCTCTATTCACCCCTCTTGGGGTAAAGAAATCTTGCTGAGTATTTTGTTAAGGAATTTGCAGTGGATAAAAATGCTGCTTTGCCAGCAACTTGTTCTGTATCGATCCGAAGGGAGGTCACATGTGGCAAATGAAACTTTTCAAACAATCTCTGGGCAATAAACAAAATTTAATTTCTCAACTATCTAAAATTTACGAAATTATACAGACTAATTAAAAAAATATTAAACAAACATTTAATTTATTAGAGTTTAGGGATATAATATTACAATTGATAATAAACGTATTAAAAATTTGTTAAAATATTTTGGCTAAAGTTTTTAGCGTAGATAAAAATTAATACATAAAAACGGTAAAATTTTATAATAGTTGTTTGTTAGTTTTGATTTAAAGCTGTGGTTAAATTTAAAGGTTTTGGGCATAAAGTAGCAGTTAGTTGAAAACAAACTATTAGAGCAGCAAAACGCATAATACAGAATATGGAGCAAAGTAAAACCGAGCTAGATCTTAACCAGGTGCGTGTGCTTGTAGTTGAAGATGTAGTTGATTCGAGAGAAATTATTACTATCTACTTAGAACAGATTGGAGCTACGGTAAAAGCGGTAAGTAATGCCGCAGAAGCTTTACAGGCAATAGAAAACTTTCAACCTTCTCTACTGATTAGCGATATTTACATGCCCGAACGTGATGGTTTTTGGTTGATCGAACGTCTGAGAAATTTACAGCCAAAATCTTTATCTACCATACCAGCGATCGCCGTAACTGCTGCTGCTAGAGATAGCGATCGCGATAGTATTCTGGCGGCAGGTTACGATGTATACATTAGTAAGCCGTTTATTTTTAGCAATCTAGCATATTCGATCGAACTTGCTTTAAGCAAACAGCAAAATCCTACAGACTGTATTGGCAAGAAATAGTCGATCTCGCGCCGCTCGTAAGTCAAAAGCATTAAGCTAAAACAAATTTTTGACTTTTGACTTTTGATTTTTGATTTTTTCAAGTTTCTGCGACTACAGTTGGCAAAGTAAAGGTAAAAATTGCACCCTTATCTTTGCCTTCACTATAAGCAGTTAAAGTACCGCCATGTAATTCGGCTAAATAGTGGGCGATCGCCAATCCCAAACCCAGTCCTCCAGTACTGCGG contains:
- a CDS encoding response regulator, translated to MEQSKTELDLNQVRVLVVEDVVDSREIITIYLEQIGATVKAVSNAAEALQAIENFQPSLLISDIYMPERDGFWLIERLRNLQPKSLSTIPAIAVTAAARDSDRDSILAAGYDVYISKPFIFSNLAYSIELALSKQQNPTDCIGKK